TCATTTTCAAGCAATCTCTTCATAACTCCAGTAACTCCACCCGCTCTATACAAGTCTTCAATGAAGTATTCTCCTGATGGTGACAATTTACAAATTTGACGAGTTTTTTGCGCAATTTCATTAAAGTCACTTAAAGTCAAGTCAATTCCAGCTTCATGAGCAATCGCAGGTAAATGTAACGCTGTATTAGAAGATCCTCCAAGTGCCATATCTACTGCAACCGCATTTTCAAATGCTTCTCTTGTTAAAATATCACTTGGTCTTAAATCTGCTTTTAAAACTTCCATAATTTGCATTCCCGCTTTTTTAGCAAGTCTTGCTCTTTCTGAAAATACAGCTGGAACAGTTCCATTTCCTGGAAGTCCCATTCCAAGTGCTTCTGTTAAGCAGTTCATAGTATTTGCAGTATACATTCCTGCACATGATCCACAAGTCGGACAAGCCATTTCTTCTACAGAATTTAATTCTTTTCTAGTAATTTGCCCAGTGTTATAAGCTCCAACCGCTTCAAATACATTACTTAATCCAATTTTTTTACCTTTATAAACTCCTGCAAGCATTGCTCCTCCACTTACAAATATTGAAGGTATATTCAATCTTGCCGCAGCAATCAACATTCCAGGCACTACTTTATCACAGCTTGGCATAAACACAATCGCATCAAATGGAGTAGCCATAGCAACTGCTTCGATCGAATCTGCAATTATATTTCTCGTAACCAACGAATATTTCATCCCAATATGATTCATCGCAAGTCCATCACAAATTCCAATTGTATTAAATTCCATTGGAACTCCTCCAGCCATTCTAATTCCATCTTTTACCGATTGAACCAAGTTTTTCAAATGAACATGCCCTGGTATTATTTCATTAAATGAGTTCGCAATCCCAATTATTGGTTTTTCCATTTCATCTCCTATGAAACCTAACCCTTTTAACAATGATCTATGTGGTGCTCTTGCTGCACCTTCTGTCAAGTTATTACTTCTTTTTTTCCCATCCATTGATTTTCACTCTCCTAAATTTTTTATATAAATAAACATCAGCCAACTTTAAAAATTAAAAAATAATTACTTAAAGTTATTTGAATATATTTTATCACATATCTCACAAAATTTTTACCTATTTTTTTTTATAAAAAATAAAAGACGATTTAAATATAAATCGCCTCAAAGTTATAAAAACAAAAATAGTTTTTTTATTATTATGATTCTATCAATTATCTTTCAGTAAAACTAGCCATTACTCTTCCATCATTTACCAATCCAATAAAATCACTGCTAGAAACTTTCAAGGCAACATATTTTCCACTTTGCACGACTTTAATTTCTAAAATTTCAATAATCAGTAATAATGATAAGACTAAAATTAATAATGACATAATTTCCTCCAGTGTTTCAATTTTTTACTTTATTTTTATGAAATTATTATAGCAAAAATCATTAATTTTGTAAAATATATATTATATATATAATCTATCTATTTTATTAATCTTTGAAAAATTAACTGTTATTAACAATTTCGAGATGTCTATAATTTTGTGTAAACTAATAGAAAATCTAGCAAATTAAATATTTATATGTTCTATTTACACAAAAATTTTTATACACTCACAATTTCATTTAAAAATAAGGTTATGCTTCAATATTTATTAGCATAAAATTGCAAATCTCCTGCAAAAAAATATAATGAATCTTCTATTGAAAAAAATTTAGTTAATTATAAAATTTATCTTTTTGCTCGAATAATGTCAAGTGTTTCATTGAATTCCTTTTTCAAATCCTCATCATCTGAATTTTTAGCCAAATTCATCCCTTTTTTTGCTAATTTTTCTGCATTATCATAATCTCCCAAACCAATATACAAAATTGCCAAATTATCATAAGCCCACAAATTGCCCTTTTGTATTGATGCAAGATACCATTTTATTGCTTCCTTTTGATTTCCTTCATTTTCAGCAATTAATCCTAATCTATTTTCTGAAGATCCATCCTTTTCAAATTTCGTAACTTTCAAAAACCATTCCTTCGCATTTTTGTAATCTTCCAATTCTTCATAAGATGCTCCAATCCAAAAATAATTATCAGTATTATCTGCTATTTTCTGATACTCATTATAATATTTTATAGCTTTCTCATAATCTTCCTTTTCATAATAAACATAAGCCAAATTTGAAATTGCATTATAGTTTCCTCTTTCCATAGCCTTTAAATAATATTTTTCAGCTTCTGAATAATTATCCAAATTATCATATAAAACTCCCAGTTTATTCAAATAATCCGCATTATTCGGAAACTCATTCACATATTTAGTAACTAAAGGCAATAATTTTTTCTGATCATCCCTATCATAAGCCTCGCTTATCTGTTTTTCCAAATTTTCTCTTTCCTGTCTTGTCATTGCTGAAAAACTTTGAATCCCAAATCCTAAGTTTGCAACTAATACTAATAAAATTAAATATTTTCTCATATCAAAACTTTCCTTTCCTAAGATAAAAATATTATTTTTGACTATTTTTAACTTCTTCTATAGTTTCCTGTATTTCCTTCATTTTCTCACTATTTTTTTCTTTTTTTGCTGTTTCAAAGGCTTTTTGAAGCCATTCCAATGCCATTTTTTTATCTCCCAGCTGATAATAGAGATCGCCTAAATTAAACTGGCCTCCTAGACATCCCTTATTTGCAGAAGCCAATAGCCATTTTTTTGCTTCCTTTTGATTTCCTTCATCTAAATAAATCATTCCCAGAATATTTTCCGATACTCCGTCTTTATCATAAACAGATGACTTAAAAAGATACTTTTTCGCTTCTTCTGGATTGTTATCATTATAATTAAAAATTCCAAAAAGAAAATCCTTTAACATCGGTTCATCTTTAAACATTTCATTATACTCTTTTTCATCAACTTGATTTAACCATTTTAATGCACTTGTATAATCTTCTGTAAAACTATAAAACATTCCAATCATAAATCGTATGTCGTATTTTTTACCATCTCCAGCAATAAAAGGATATTTTTCCTGCAATCTTACAGCCTCGTCAAACTCCTTTTCAGCTTCATTTTTTCTTCCAGCTCCATCATAAATTGATCCTAATATCGCTTTATATATAATTTCTGTAGGATCTTCCGATATTTTCTTTTTTAATATTAACACACCTTTTTGAGTATTTCCTCTATCAATATTTTCAAAAGCTTGATCGAGAATCTTGTCCAATTCTTTTGAATTTACAGGTAAATTTTGTGCTGCAAAAGATAAATTAGATAAAATTATTAAAAAAAATAATATTTTTTTCATTCTTTATGTTCACCTCTTTTATTTTTTTATGAAATTTGTATGTAAAATTTATAATTATAGTAACATTTTTAATTTTATATGTCAATTCTCTATTTTAAATGTATGCTCGAATTTGTTTAAAATTGAACTATTAAAAATCATATAAACTTAGGGTCTGAACAAAATAGTCATAGCTTTTGAGTTCGATTTTAAATAAGTTTTACTATAAATTGAATACTGCTAAAATATTATCTTTGAGTTAAGAAAAATGATGTTTTTTTTTATTTATAAAAAATTTGAAAAAAGTCTTTAGTTATAGTATAATGTTTTTGGAAAAAAAGGATTATGCGTTATCCTAAAATTAACGTAAATTTTGAAAGAAAGGAAAAAATTTAAAATAATGGAATTGCTGACAATAAAATTAAAAAAGTTGTTTTCAGAAAATATAAATAATATTTTTGGTGCTGATTATGCGGAAAA
The DNA window shown above is from Leptotrichia wadei and carries:
- the ilvD gene encoding dihydroxy-acid dehydratase, which translates into the protein MDGKKRSNNLTEGAARAPHRSLLKGLGFIGDEMEKPIIGIANSFNEIIPGHVHLKNLVQSVKDGIRMAGGVPMEFNTIGICDGLAMNHIGMKYSLVTRNIIADSIEAVAMATPFDAIVFMPSCDKVVPGMLIAAARLNIPSIFVSGGAMLAGVYKGKKIGLSNVFEAVGAYNTGQITRKELNSVEEMACPTCGSCAGMYTANTMNCLTEALGMGLPGNGTVPAVFSERARLAKKAGMQIMEVLKADLRPSDILTREAFENAVAVDMALGGSSNTALHLPAIAHEAGIDLTLSDFNEIAQKTRQICKLSPSGEYFIEDLYRAGGVTGVMKRLLENERLHGDAKTVALQTQGELAKDAFINDDDVIKPWDKPAYKTGGIAVLKGNLAPNGCVVKEGAVDPEMLQHTGPAKVFNSEEEAVEAITGGKIVAGDVVVIRYEGPKGGPGMREMLSPTAMIAGMGLDKDVALITDGRFSGATRGASIGHVSPEAASGGNIAIVQDGDIVEIDIPNRTINIKVSDEEIEARKAKLEPFKLEVKGYLKKYAMHVSSADRGAIEILD
- a CDS encoding LemA family protein, which encodes MSLLILVLSLLLIIEILEIKVVQSGKYVALKVSSSDFIGLVNDGRVMASFTER
- a CDS encoding tetratricopeptide repeat protein yields the protein MRKYLILLVLVANLGFGIQSFSAMTRQERENLEKQISEAYDRDDQKKLLPLVTKYVNEFPNNADYLNKLGVLYDNLDNYSEAEKYYLKAMERGNYNAISNLAYVYYEKEDYEKAIKYYNEYQKIADNTDNYFWIGASYEELEDYKNAKEWFLKVTKFEKDGSSENRLGLIAENEGNQKEAIKWYLASIQKGNLWAYDNLAILYIGLGDYDNAEKLAKKGMNLAKNSDDEDLKKEFNETLDIIRAKR
- a CDS encoding tetratricopeptide repeat protein, whose amino-acid sequence is MKKILFFLIILSNLSFAAQNLPVNSKELDKILDQAFENIDRGNTQKGVLILKKKISEDPTEIIYKAILGSIYDGAGRKNEAEKEFDEAVRLQEKYPFIAGDGKKYDIRFMIGMFYSFTEDYTSALKWLNQVDEKEYNEMFKDEPMLKDFLFGIFNYNDNNPEEAKKYLFKSSVYDKDGVSENILGMIYLDEGNQKEAKKWLLASANKGCLGGQFNLGDLYYQLGDKKMALEWLQKAFETAKKEKNSEKMKEIQETIEEVKNSQK